Within Methyloversatilis discipulorum, the genomic segment CGTCACGCAGTGCACCGGCTGCATGAGTGCGTTCCCGATCCGATGCGGAAGACCGCGCTGTGCTGTCACGGTGCCGTGATGGTGCTGTGTTAACCTGCGGTGCATGCTGCGTCATACACGTCTTTCCCGCGGTTTCACGCTGATCGAACTGATGGTGGTGATCGCCATCGTCGGCGTTCTCGCCACCATGGCCATGCCCATGATGGAACTGGCGCGCGTGCGCGCGAACGAGGCCGAACTGCGTACCTCGCTGAGGCAGATCCGCACCGCGCTCGACGATTACAAGAAGGCCTGGGACGAGGGGCGCATCGAGAAGAAGGTCGGTGCCAGCGGCTATCCGCCCAGCCTCGACGTACTGGTCAATGGCGTGCGCGACGTCAAGCAGCCGAACGACGTGAAGATCTATTTCCTGCGCCGTGTGCCGCGCGACCCCTTCCATACCGATACATCGACGCCGCCCGAGCAGACCTGGGGCCTGCGCAGCTACGCCAGCCCGCCAGACGAGCCCGTGCCCGGCGCCGATGTGTTCGATGTCTACTCGCTGTCCGGCCGTACCGGCCTGAACGGCATCCCGTACCGGAACTGGTGATGTTCTCCTTCGTCCGCAAGCGTGGTTTTACGCTGATCGAACTGCTGGTCGTCATGGCCATCATCGCGGTGCTGCTGACCATCGCCGCACCGCGCTACTTCGAACATCTCGATCGCTCGAAGGAAGCTACGCTGAAGCAGACGCTGGCGGTCACCCGCGATGCCATCGACAAGTTCCGCGGTGACCGCGGTGCCTGGCCGCAGAGCCTGCAGGAACTGGTCGACAAGCAGTATCTGCGCAAGCTGCCTTTCGATCCGGTCACCGACAGCAGCGAAACCTGGATCGTCGTGCCGCCGCGCGATTCTGCGACGGAGAGCGGTGTGGCCGACCTGAAGAGCGGTGCCGAAGGCACGTCGCGCGACGGCGTCGCCTATTCCGAGCTCTGACGCGATGCGGGCGGACCAGCGCGGCTTTTCCTATCTGCTGCTGCTGTTCGCAGTTGCCGCGCTGGGCATCGCCGCGGCCGGCAGTGCGCTGATGTGGAGCACGCTGTCGCAGACCGAGCGTGAGCGCGAACTGCTGTTCATCGGCGGTGAGTTCTCGCGTGCGCTGCAGCGTTATTACGACGCCTCGCCGGCGGAGCCGAAAGCCTATCCGGCACGGCTGGAGGATCTGCTCGAAGACAAGCGGCATCAGGTGCCGATGCGCCATCTGCGCAAGATCTATGTCGAT encodes:
- a CDS encoding type II secretion system protein; translated protein: MLRHTRLSRGFTLIELMVVIAIVGVLATMAMPMMELARVRANEAELRTSLRQIRTALDDYKKAWDEGRIEKKVGASGYPPSLDVLVNGVRDVKQPNDVKIYFLRRVPRDPFHTDTSTPPEQTWGLRSYASPPDEPVPGADVFDVYSLSGRTGLNGIPYRNW
- a CDS encoding type II secretion system protein; the encoded protein is MFSFVRKRGFTLIELLVVMAIIAVLLTIAAPRYFEHLDRSKEATLKQTLAVTRDAIDKFRGDRGAWPQSLQELVDKQYLRKLPFDPVTDSSETWIVVPPRDSATESGVADLKSGAEGTSRDGVAYSEL